The Metabacillus schmidteae nucleotide sequence TTTGTACATGATGAACGGAATGGGCATCCTGTACAGTCCTCAGATTCATAGATTTTATAATTCCGTTTGAAGCCTGTACGGTTATTACGGACAGAATGATATTGAAATTCAAGGCGTTTCTGATTAGGGCATGTATATGTATCTGTTTCCTCATCATACTGCCAGTTGTCGGGATTAAATTTGTTTTGTTTGTGCTTTTTCTTTTGTTCTTTCAAATACATATTATACGTAATAAGTGCTTCTCGTTTTCTGTTCAAAAGGATATCATTATAGTTTTGTTCACTACCATAACCTGCATCTGCGACAAGGTGTTTTGGCAACTCGAAATAATGCTGCTCAATCTCATCTAGAAATGGAATTAACGTATGCGTATCTGTTGGGTTAGAAAATAAACTATAGGCAAGCGAGTATTGACCTTCCGTGGCGATTTGTACATTATAACCTGCCTTCAATTGTCCATTTTTCATATAATCGTCTTTCATTCGCATAAATGTTGCTTCTGGATCTGTTTTAGAATAGCTATTCCGCGCACCAAGGATTTCAAGGTCTTGTTGGTATTTCTTTTTTCTCATGACAAAATCAATCAACTGTTTACGGATTTGTTTTGGATATTTACGATCATTTCTTAAAGCTTTTCGTTCTGTAACGTCTGACGATGCTTCAATTTGTTTATCATATGCGGTTACGACATCGTCCACTTTTTGAACAACTTCAGTGAGCTCTTCTAATGATAACTGTTCATCGCTTTCACGTTCAATTTCAGGTATGATTTCGTTCTCAAGTAGCTCATGGTATAGCTGGTTTGACTTTTCAATTAAACTTTGATGATATTTCTCAACCGATTTCTTCCAGACAAACGTAAATTTATTCGCATTCGCTTCAATCTTTGTACCATCGATAAAAATCGCTTCTTGATCGATAAGTTTTTCTTCAATTAATTGACAACGGAATTGGACGAAACACTGGCGAATTAATTCTTTCACTTCTGGTTGAACACGGAATCGGTTGATTGTACGGTAGCTGGGTTCATATCCTTGAGCTAACCACATCATACGGATACTGTCTTTTAATAGGGATTCAATTTTACGTCCTGAAAAAACAGATTGTGAGTAGGCGCATAAGATAATTTTTAGCATCATGCGTGGATGATAGGCAGGGCAACCCTCATTTCGAAGAAATGGTTCGAACGCTTCATGAGGAATACTTTCAACTAAATGATGGACATGGAAGGCGATATCATTTTTTTGTAATTTTACTTCTAAATCTAAAGGCAGAACTAATTGATTCATGGTATAATTTCTAAACATAAGGACCCTTCTTTCGGATGAAATTTTGTGTGGTAACTTTATTTTATCAGAAGTGGTCCTTATTTTTATTCAAAAAAATCAAAGCCGGTGAAATTTTACTCGTCGTAAAATTTCACCGGCTTTTTCATTTCAGAGTGGGTTTTGTCCCAGCCTCATCTTTTTTTATGATGCAAATTATAATAGTATTGCTTTGTTAAAATCTTTAAATCTGAATTATTAATAGCTTGAGCAAACTGGTTTTCTCCAATGGGACTTGAGGAAAAGCCAAGTTTTTCTGAAAAATTTTTAAGCATACCATATAAATTTAATAATAAAATAAATATAAGTAAAGACGTGATTTATTACGGAGGTGCCAAATTGGAATTCCATGAAGCTGCTAAACTGCGAAATGAATGGGTGAAAAAGAATAGCAAAGAATGCGATCACCCAAAAATTGAACAGCGCTATTTAGGAGAATATGCTGGTGATTATGCATGCAAAGTATGTGGACAAACTTTTTTGTCTCCTCTACCTGAATCTAAAGGTGAAAAATAAAACGAGAAGGATTAATTATCCTTCTCGTTGTTTTTTATTAAGAAAATGAATCTTTGATAATTTTATAGTTTTTATGATTGACAACCGTACGTCTATCAAGATCTAAATCATGAAAGTTCTCCATATATGTTAAATCAACAATAACGGAATTTTCATTTACTTTCTCAACAACACCTGTTAATCCATCTTTAAATTCAATGATACTGCCAACTTTAGCGATCTTCATTGCCTCGCTCCTTTACATATTCTTCTACGATTAGACCTTTTTTCTCTCTCTATCTAATCATTTACGTATACGCTTAACGCCGTGAGCCAATGGCGCTAATAAAAAATAGATAATCTCTATTAGAATTATTTAACACTATTTTTTTTCGTAAGTAAAGCGTTTTTACTTAGTTTTTCAAATTTATGACAAATATCTATTGAGTTCACATGGTAAGGAGGAGTGTTAATGTTTACTAGTATTCAAGAACTGATCGCAAGCTTGATTTATGTTATATTAACATAAGAGTTCAATCAAAGGAGCGTTCTGCATGAAAGATACAGGTTTAGTATTAGAAGGTGGAGGCATGCGAGGAATATACACAGCTGGTGTTTTAGAGGTTTTTATGGAACAGGATTTGTATGTTCCATATGTTATAGGTGTATCAGCTGGTGCATGCTTTGGCGCTTCTTATTTATCGAGACAAAAAGGGAGAAATCGGAAGGTAAATATAGATTATGTAACACATCCAAAATATTTATCTCTTCAAAATTATGTTAAGCATCGGCAATTATTTGGAATGGATTTTATTTTTGATGAAATTCCTAATTCACTTGTTCCATTTGATTATGACACTTTTTATAAAGGGGCAGAGGAATTCGTTATAACGGCAACTGATTGTAAAACAGGTCTGCCTGTTTATTACAATAAACTAGACTATGGAAATGAAATGTTAACTGTTATC carries:
- a CDS encoding IS1182 family transposase gives rise to the protein MFRNYTMNQLVLPLDLEVKLQKNDIAFHVHHLVESIPHEAFEPFLRNEGCPAYHPRMMLKIILCAYSQSVFSGRKIESLLKDSIRMMWLAQGYEPSYRTINRFRVQPEVKELIRQCFVQFRCQLIEEKLIDQEAIFIDGTKIEANANKFTFVWKKSVEKYHQSLIEKSNQLYHELLENEIIPEIERESDEQLSLEELTEVVQKVDDVVTAYDKQIEASSDVTERKALRNDRKYPKQIRKQLIDFVMRKKKYQQDLEILGARNSYSKTDPEATFMRMKDDYMKNGQLKAGYNVQIATEGQYSLAYSLFSNPTDTHTLIPFLDEIEQHYFELPKHLVADAGYGSEQNYNDILLNRKREALITYNMYLKEQKKKHKQNKFNPDNWQYDEETDTYTCPNQKRLEFQYHSVRNNRTGFKRNYKIYESEDCTGCPFRSSCTKAKEGNNRKIMVNEKWEQQKEYVRVKLSEEETSAIYRKRKIDVEPVFGFLKANLRFTRFSVRGKPKVENEMGLALMAVNLRKFTANN
- a CDS encoding YkvS family protein encodes the protein MKIAKVGSIIEFKDGLTGVVEKVNENSVIVDLTYMENFHDLDLDRRTVVNHKNYKIIKDSFS